The DNA window TGGCATCGGCTACACCTGGGAGCACGACGCGCATCTGTATCTGAAGCGCGCCAAGTCCTCCGAGCAGCTGTTCGGCGGGCCCGCAACGCACCGCGCCCGCTTGGCCGGGCTGGTCGGTATCTGACACCGGTCGGACTCCGACCAAAGGGCCGGCGCGCAGACTGGGCGCACCGGCCCTTTCGTCTACTTAGATAAGTGTCCTAAAATTGGGTATAACCAAATGGCTGTTGCCGCCCGTTGGCATTGCGCACCCGGCTAGACAATCAGTTTTCCCAGGATCAGGCGATTTCAACGCGATGGAAGCCGTCGGTGTGACCGATCTCGCCTCCTGATCATTGATGACACGGCTGGTTCAGAATCTAATTCAGTGTACTTTATAAGGAATGCAGTGATCGTGCGGGCTTCGGCACGCATCGGGTCACCGAAGAACCTCCGCGCCGAGCAGGTGCTCGGCCTTCCGAAGGGCTGATCACGTGGGAATTCGAGACCGCCTGTCCCGGCTGTTGGCCGAGGCGCCCGCCGATGCCGAGGCGATCGAGCACGATGAGCTCTGGTGGACCTGGGGACAAGTTCAGGAGACCGCGCGGGCTGTCATCGACGCGCTCGCCGGCGCGGACGCGGGCGTCGACGCCCGCGTCGGTGTCGTGCTGGAGAACCGGCCCGAGCACGTCGCGGTGGTCGCCGCGGTGATCGCCTCCGGGCGCTGCGTGGTGATGCTCAGCCCGCTGCAGCCCGCCGTGCGACTCGCGGCCGATATCACCGGCTGCGGGCTACCCGTTGTTCTCGCCGGTGCCGGGGTGCTCGCGCGGGACGGCGTGCTCGCGGCCGTCACCGCGCACGGTCTCGCCCTCGAGCTCGCCACCGACGGCGCGGTGCGCTCCACCGGTGGGACGGTACCGGCCGCGGCGGCGACCAATCCCGGCGTCGCCGTCGAGATGCTGACCTCCGGCACCACCGGCCCGCCCAAGCGGGTGCACCTGCGGGTCGAGCAGCTGGACCAGGCGCTGTTCTCCAGCGGCCAGACGCCGAAGAACGATCGGCTGCTATCACGATCGGCGTCGCTGGTATCCGCGCCGCTGGTGCATATCGGCGGCCTGTGGCGGGCACTGTCCTGCTTGGCCACCGGGCGGCGGATGATCCTGATGCCCAAATTCGTCCTCGAACCCTGGGTGCGCGCGGTAGAGCGGCACCAGCTGCGGGCCGCGAGCCTGGTACCCGCGGCGTTGCGCACTGTGCTCGATGCCGACGTGCCGAAGCAGCGGCTGGCGAGTTTGCAGGTGGTCACCTCCGGCACCGCGCCCTGCCCGCCGGAACTCGCCGACGCGTTCTTCCGCAAATACGGCATTCCGGTGCTGATGACCTATGGCGCAACCGAATTCGCCGGCGCCGTCGTCGGGTGGACGCTGCCGATGCACGAGAAGTGGTGGGACCGTAAGGCGGGTAGCTCCGGGCGCGCATTCGTTGGCGTCGAGTTGCGGGTGACCGGCGAGGACAGCACGGAGCTGCCGATCGGGGAAACGGGTCTGCTCGAGGTGCGCACCGCCCAGGCCGCGCAGGGCAGTGCGATATGGGTCCGCACCAGCGACCTGGCCAGGATCGATGCCGACGGCTTCGTCTGGATCCAGGGACGTGCCGACGATGCGATCATCCGCGGCGGCTTCAAGGTGCAGCCGGAGACGGTCAAGCGCGCGCTGGAGATGCATGCGGCCGTCCGGGAGGCGGCCGTGGTCGGACTGCCGGATCCGCGGCTCGGCGCGGTGCCGGTGGCCGCGATCGAAGTCCAACCAGGCCATACCCCGCCCGCCGTCGCCGAACTCATCACCCTCTGCCGTGCGCAGCTCATGCCGTACGAGGTGCCCGCGCACATCGTCGTGCTCGACGAGCTGCCGCGGACCCCGTCGAGCAAGGTGAGCCGGGTCGAATTGCTCGACCTCGTGCGTGCCCGGCTCGCCGAACGCACCCCGGCATGAGTGGTCAAGCCGGCGGTGGCAGGGGCGAATCCAACGGATACCGCACAGCGATCGAGGAGGATCTGCGATGACGAGCACTGATACGACCAGCACCGAGAGTGCGGGGGACCGGCCGGCCGAACGGTTCGGCGTCCTGACCGATGAGGCTATCGAGCGGTCGCGCCGTCGGCTCGGCATTCCCAATCCGCAGCGCAACCCGCCGCACAACTACGAGGTGACCT is part of the Nocardia sp. NBC_00565 genome and encodes:
- a CDS encoding class I adenylate-forming enzyme family protein; this translates as MGIRDRLSRLLAEAPADAEAIEHDELWWTWGQVQETARAVIDALAGADAGVDARVGVVLENRPEHVAVVAAVIASGRCVVMLSPLQPAVRLAADITGCGLPVVLAGAGVLARDGVLAAVTAHGLALELATDGAVRSTGGTVPAAAATNPGVAVEMLTSGTTGPPKRVHLRVEQLDQALFSSGQTPKNDRLLSRSASLVSAPLVHIGGLWRALSCLATGRRMILMPKFVLEPWVRAVERHQLRAASLVPAALRTVLDADVPKQRLASLQVVTSGTAPCPPELADAFFRKYGIPVLMTYGATEFAGAVVGWTLPMHEKWWDRKAGSSGRAFVGVELRVTGEDSTELPIGETGLLEVRTAQAAQGSAIWVRTSDLARIDADGFVWIQGRADDAIIRGGFKVQPETVKRALEMHAAVREAAVVGLPDPRLGAVPVAAIEVQPGHTPPAVAELITLCRAQLMPYEVPAHIVVLDELPRTPSSKVSRVELLDLVRARLAERTPA